In Gossypium arboreum isolate Shixiya-1 chromosome 5, ASM2569848v2, whole genome shotgun sequence, a single genomic region encodes these proteins:
- the LOC108453382 gene encoding uncharacterized protein LOC108453382 yields the protein MAPKPKEKLKAAASPSQPPPPIEDLFTSLDRHIQRSEFTQAVKVANQVLSVAPGDEDAIRCKVVALIKADKIEEALSAIQSSQKVSFDFSFYKAYCLYRQNKLDEALEVLEKQDKTQPSMLLESQILYRLGKMDACVDICRNLQKVKIDSLEINLVAGLISAGRASEVQGTLDAIKTKATSSFELAYNIACSLIEGNKLKDAEKLLLTARRIGQETLTEENLADDDIEIELAPIAVQLAYVHQLLGQTQEAAGAYTDIVNRNLADEPSLAVAVNNLIAVKGPKEISDSLRKLDRLKEKDSQKFELARAIDLKLSPKQKETIYANRVLLLLHANKMDQARELVAVLPEMFPDNVMPLLLQAAVLVRENKVGKAEEMLGQFAERFPEKSKIILLARAQVAAAAGHPQIAADSLAKVPDIQHMPATVSTLVALKERAGDINGAAAVLDSAIKWWKTAMTEDDQLSVIMREAASFKLRHGKEEEAAHLYEELVKGNGNIEALVGLITTVAHANVEKAEAYEKQLKPLPGLKGADVDALEKTSGAKPVDGASRAGLAEAQEDGKTKEKPKKKRKRKPRYPKGFDPANPGPPPDPERWLPKRERSSYRPKRKDKRAAQVRGSQGAVVRDKNEPTASATNSNTSNSKSNQATSSKGVSQSAEPSRPQSKSSRKKSRK from the exons ATGGCGCCGAAGCCTAAAGAGAAGCTAAAAGCGGCTGCATCGCCGTCGCAGCCTCCTCCACCTATCGAAGATCTTTTCACTTCACTCGATAGACACATCCAACGATCCGAATTCACACAAGCCGTCAAAGTTGCAAATCAAG TTCTATCAGTTGCGCCGGGAGATGAAGACGCCATTCGATGCAAAGTTGTGGCGTTGATAAAGGCCGATAAAATCGAGGAGGCTCTCTCAGCAATTCAATCTTCTCAGAAGGTTTCTTTTGATTTCAGTTTCTACAAG GCATATTGCCTATACCGACAAAACAAGTTGGATGAAGCTTTGGAGGTTTTGGAGAAACAAGATAAGACTCAACCAAGCATGTTGCTAGAATCTCAGATTCTATATCGTCTAGGAAAAATGGACGCATGTGTTGATATCTGTAGGAATCTCCAAAAAGTGAAGATTGATTCCTTGGAAATTAATTTGGTTGCTGGTTTGATATCAGCCGGGAGAGCTTCAGAAGTGCAAGGAACTTTGGATGCCATTAAGACTAAGGCCACTAGCAGTTTTGAGTTGGCCTATAACATTGCTTGTTCTCTAATTGAAGGAAATAAGCTTAAGGATGCTGAAAAACTCTTGCTCACTGCCCGAAG AATTGGCCAGGAAACACTAACAGAAGAAAACCTTGCTGATGATGACATAGAGATTGAACTCGCTCCTATTGCTGTCCAATTAGCTTATGTTCATCAG CTCCTTGGTCAAACACAGGAGGCTGCTGGAGCTTATACAGATATTGTAAACCGAAATCTGGCAGATGAACCATCACTTGCAGTGGCAGTGAACAACCTTATTGCTGTGAAAGGTCCAAAAGAAATATCTGATAGCTTAAGGAAGCTTGATCGGCTTAAAGAGAAAGACTCGCAGAAGTTTGAGCTCGCACGTGCAATTGACTTGAAGCTTTCACCAAAACAAAAAGAGACAATATATGCAAATCGTGTTCTTCTACTTCTTCATGCAAATAAGATGGATCAG GCTAGGGAACTTGTTGCTGTTTTGCCAGAAATGTTTCCTGACAATGTGATGCCACTACTGCTTCAAGCTGCTGTCTTGGTAAGAGAAAACAAGGTGGGGAAAGCTGAAGAAATGTTGGGTCAATTTGCTGAGAGATTCCCTGAAAAGTCGAAGATCATTCTCTTAGCAAGGGCGCAGGTTGCTGCTGCAGCTGGTCACCCTCAGATTGCAGCTGACTCCCTTGCTAAGGTGCCTGATATCCAGCACATGCCTGCCACTGTTTCCACTCTTGTTGCTCTCAAAGAACGTGCTGGAGATATAAATGGTGCAGCTGCTGTGCTTGACTCTGCAATCAAATGGTGGAAAACTGCTATGACCGAGGATGACCAGCTTAGTGTTATTATGCGAGAGGCTGCATCCTTCAAACTCAGGCATGGCAAGGAGGAGGAAGCTGCCCACCTATACGAGGAGCTTGTAAAAGGTAACGGAAATATAGAAGCATTGGTTGGGCTGATAACTACAGTTGCTCATGCAAATGTTGAGAAGGCTGAAGCCTATGAGAAGCAATTGAAGCCATTACCAGGTTTGAAGGGGGCTGATGTGGATGCTTTGGAGAAAACTTCAGGAGCAAAACCTGTTGATGGTGCTTCTCGTGCCGGGCTTGCTGAAGCTCAAGAGGATGGTAAGACCAaggagaaaccgaagaaaaagagGAAGAGAAAGCCAAGGTATCCCAAAGGGTTTGACCCAGCAAATCCAGGTCCTCCACCAGACCCAGAAAGATGGCTCCCCAAGAGGGAAAGATCAAGTTACAGGCCTAAACGAAAGGATAAGAGAGCGGCCCAGGTGAGAGGATCTCAGGGTGCAGTGGTTAGAGATAAGAACGAACCTACTGCTTCAGCTACCAATTCTAATACTTCGAACTCGAAATCAAACCAAGCTACCAGTTCAAAGGGAGTTTCACAGAGTGCCGAGCCATCGCGACCTCAATCTAAGTCATCTAGAAAGAAGTCAAGAAAGTAG